GCCCAACCAGTTAACTGGGCAATTATTAACCCAATCCAAACCCCTGCAGTAGAAATTACATCAGAAAATAGATGTTTTGCATCGCCTTCAAGAGCTGTTGAGCCACAACTTTTTGCGGTTCGAATCAACAGTAACGACAACAATCCATTCAAAACAGTAGCAAAAACAGAGATACCAATTGCAAAATTTAGCTCAAAAAGTTCAGCAGGATCAAACAAACGCCCCGCCGCGGCGTAGACAATTAATGCTGCAGCAATAAGTATGAAAATGCCTTCTATGAGGCTGGATATGTCTTCGATTTTTTCGTGACCGTACTTGTGCTCGCTGTCGGGAGCGCGTTCGGAAACACAAACAGAAAACAGCATTAAAGCAGAAGCTGCAATATTAACAATAGATTCCAAAGCATCAGAAAGCAACGCAACAGAGTTTGAAAGAAAATACGCAACCAGTTTTATGGCAAAAATGACTACTCCGCAGAACACGGCTAGAATTGCTACTTGTTTTTTTTGCATACCTGCTAGTTTCGGTTGCTTGTCGCTTTTAGGTGTTACCCCAAAATGAGCAAATCAAAATTAGCAACACTTATTGACCTAAAAGAGCATACAGCTTTGATGAAGCATATGATTGTTGGCATATGTGGCAGCCCTCGAAAAGCGGCAACAGAACACGTTTTATTACAAGCCCTTACAATGTTAGAAGAGAAAGGGTTTGAAACTGAACTTTTTACGGTAAGAAACAAAAAAATTGATTTTTGCACCCATTGCGATTATTGCCTCAAACAAAAAGAATGCATCAAAAAAGACGACATGACCACAGTATACAATTTACTTAAAAAAGCAGACGGAATAATTGTTGCAACTCCAGTTTATAACGGCGCCGTCAGTGCCCAAATAAAAGCAGTAATGGACCGAACCCGAGCGTTACTAGCTTCTGATCCAAACAGTCTAAAAAACAAAAGGGGCATGGCAATCGCTGTTGGAGGTGACCGAAGTGGAGGCCAAGAACTCGCAATCCAGCAAATTCATACTTTTTACATTCTTAATGGGATTGTTCCCATAAGTGGAGGATTTTTTGGAGCCAACCTTGGAGCTAGTTTGTGGTCCAAGGATACCCTAAATGGGGTAAAAGAAGATACAGAAGGATTTAGAGGCTTGAAAAAAACAGTCAAACGCTTTGCTGAAGAATTAAACAAACAAAAGATGTGAAAAAAGTGTCTGAATTACAAAAGAAAAAAAGAAAGCGAGTTACTTGGGGAATCACAGGCAGTGGAGATAGGATAAATGAAGTAATCGAGGTTATGAAGCAACTTAAAGAAGAATACCAAGACGACGTAAGAATAACTGTTTACACATCTAAAGCCGGAGAACAAGTAACAAAATTTTATCTGCTGTTCAAAGACATCAAAGACAGCTTTGAAAAGGTTAGAACCGAAGTTAACGCTAACGTTCCCACTCTTGCAGTTCAACTTCAAAGCGGAAAAATCGAGTTTTTGCTGATTGCACCAGTTACTTCAAACACTATTGCTAAACTGGCAAACGGCATCGCAGACACGTTACTAACAAACTCTGCAATAATGGCGCTGAAAACCTTCGTTCCGGTTTACTTGTTGCCATGTGATCTAAAAGAAGGAACAACAATCACACAACTTCCCGACGGTAATGAAATGAAACTGCAAGTAAGAAAAGAAGAAGCCGAACAAACCCGAAAACTAGGCAAAATGGACGGCATTTTCATACTAGAAAAACCTGAAGACATAAAACAAGTATTCCAAAAACATTTCAAATAATAAAACAATTCTTAGTGACGTTCACGATAATTGAACAATCTTCTTTTGAAGGTCATCACAGATAAACTAGTAAGTAAGAAAACTAAACAAACCCATGATGAAAATTCTGGAACGGTTTGGATATCTGCTGGTTCCATTAATGGGTAGTTGTCTTGGTTTTTTTCGTTGATAATGTATGGTTCATCACCTATGTCGTCTCCATCAACATCTGTGCCGTCATAGTCGCTCCAGTAGTTTTTGTTGATTTTGTTTACAGAAACATTGTATCCAAAAGACATTGCATACGATTCGTTTGAATCAGAAACAAAATTCACTTCATTATTAACATAATTGTTGTTTGATATTATATTCAAGTTTGACACACAAATAGCAGTTCCAAAACCTGAGGTTGATATTTCATTTCCACTGATTACATTGCAATCTGAGTACTGAAAACTGAGGGCATAATTCAAACAATTTGTTAATCTGTTTCCGGAAATTGTATTGTTACAGCTATCATACCAAATTTGTATTCCTTCAGTACACGATTTAATATGGTTTCCAGTAACTGCATTATAATCTGACTTGCTTAATTGGATGGCGCTTGAAAGCCCAATCTGTTCATAGTAATTCTCAGTTATGTTACTACACGATGTACCTACAAATAGTACACCTTGTTCAGTTCCTACTATTTTGTTTCCTTGGATGGTACAGAACTTTACTTCGCCTACCGCTATTCCTGAGGAGCCATAAAGAAGTTTAAAACCCGAAATTGAAACATTATCGCTCAATATTGTTATGATTGCACGGTATCCTTCAGGAGGTTTACCATCAATTATTGTTGTGTCCAAGTTTTCTCCAATCAACGACAACGATTTGTTAATCACAAGGGTTTCATGATACTCTCCACTTCGCACATAAACAGTATCTCCAACTACCGCAGTATCAATAGCTTCCTGAATAGAACCATAATCATCAGGAACAACATGGGTATTCTGTTCTGCAATAACATCTCCGATACGTGGAAACGAAACAGAAACCACCACGAAAAGTAGTAGCAAAACAAACAAAAATGCCCGTTTTTTCACTATTTGTGACAGCTCCTTTGTTGTAATTTTCGTTTGTAGTTGACTGTTACTGCCACGACAGCAACCAACAGGACAAACAGAAGTGTTAGTGATGAAAACTCAGGAATAGTTTCGATGGTTACTGGAGTTAGAAGCGGATAATTGTCTTGGTTTTTTTCGTCAATAACGTATGGTTCGTCTCCTATGTCGTCGCCGTTGTTGTCTGTGCCGTTGTAGTTGTTCCAGTAGTTTCCTTCTTTTCCGTCGTCCCATATGTTAACTGAAAAGGGTAACTGAAAACACCAAGGTGTTAAACCGTAGTCCCAACAGTCGTTTATGTTGTTGTCAAAGTTATTATGATGAAAAATGTTAATTCCAGAGATTTCAAAGTAAACGCCTTTTTGATTGTTAGTAATGTGGTTGTAAATGATGCTATTTTCAGATGCTCCCAAGATACATATTCCGTAATTGTTTTTGGTTATGGTGTTTTCGCAAACAGTGTTTGAAGAACCAAGGTTTAAACGGATTCCAGTGTTGTTTTCTTTTATAACGTTCCCACTTACAGTGTTGTTACTTGCATACGAGTCAATGTAAGATTTGTCGACACCGCCCAGTTCGATGCCAATACTATTGTTAGTTAAGGTGTTTTGGTAAACATTGCAGTCGAAGGAATTGGTTAAGCGAATGCCTCTAGTGAATTTTTTGATGGTTAGATTTTTTATTGTAACGTTGTTACATTCGACAAGTTCTACTCCCATTCCGCCAGCTTCTGTTGGACCATGAATTTGTCCATCGCCATACAGAATATAACCTGCGCCGTCAATAACAACGTTGTCGTTTTCAACCAAAAGTATTACATCATAAAGGTTGTCCGTAAAAGTGTAAACATCACCATCCCGTTGAATACTACTTGTTCCGTCAATGCTTCCATCTGCTCTGATACAGACACCATCATGGGCACTCATTACAGGTTGTGGAAACACAACAAACACTAAACAAAGAGCAAGTAACATAACGACTGATGACTGGACCCTCATTTTATTCGTTAATACTTAGTTTGGAATGCATGAAAAAAGGTTTTTGTCAAGAAATCTTGACTAAAGTGAACATAATTACCCGAAAAGTAAGTCAAAAAAGTTTGACCTACTAAGATATTTTCATTTTTTAGTGTTTTCTGGCAAGTTAAAAACGCAAACGGGAAGGTTTATTTACACCAACAGCACCTCGGAGTTACGAGACCTCGTAATATACGAGTAATCGTAATTTCCTATGGTGAACTTGATGAACAGCAAACAAGTTGCAGTTACAAACCAAGCCGAAGAATACCTAGAGGCAATCTATCGGTTAGAAAACAAAGCAGGGTTTGCTCGAACAATGGAGCTTTCCCGAAAATTAGGAGTGGTTCCAGGTTCAATTACGAACACTGTAGAAAATCTTGAGCGCAAACAACTGGTTATTCGTGAACCATACAAAGGCGTGAAATTAACTCCAAGTGGCCGAAAAATTGCATCTAGCATATTAAGGCGACACCGCCTCGCAGAACGATTACTAACTGATTTTTTGCAAATTGACTGGAGCGAAGTCCACGACCCTGCATGTAGCCTTGAACATGCACTTACGCCAGAAATACTCAAGCCGTTAGAGAAAGCTTTAGGTCATCCCAAAAGGTGTCCTCATGGCAATCCGATTCCTACAGATTGTGGAAGAATACAAGAAGATGAAACAGTAGCTTTAACCGAACTTGATGCACAAACTACCGGGAATATCATAAAAATTACTGAAGAAAAACCTGAAATTCTCAGGGAATTGGTTAAACTCAAACTTGTACCGGGAACTCAACTAAAAATTGTAAAGAACACGGGCAAAGCGGAGCAAATGGAAATCAAGGTTGCAGAAAAAAGCTGCACAATTGATCATGATTTAGCTTCAATTATTTATGTTAAAAAAATACAGGAAGGAAGCAACTAATGCAATTACCATTAACAGAACTAAAGAACGGCGAAACCGGAATTATTGTTTCAACTGATTTTAAATTTAACGATGGACCAATGTGTCACCACCGCGCCCATAAAGGTTGGAAAAAGAAAGCCTCCATTGAATTGTGCATCAAAAGGCTTACAGATTTAGGTTTAACTCCAGGCACTGAAGTGACTGCAGTGAAGTCTGCACCCTTTCATGGCCCTTTAGAAATTTGTGTTCGAGGCTCCCGATTAGCCATTGGTCGGGGAATGGGCAGCCGAATACTAGTGGAGGTAAAACGATGAGCCAAAAACATTACACCATTGCTTTAGCTGGAAACGCTAACGTGGGGAAATCTGTCATATTCAACCAGTTGACGGGTTTACATCAGCATATTGGAAATTGGCCCGGAAAAACAGTAGAAAAAGCAGAAGGTACATTGAACTTCAAGGGTTATACAATTGATTTTGTTGACTTACCTGGAATTTATTCTTTGTCTACGTACTCTATTGAAGAGAT
This portion of the Candidatus Bathyarchaeum sp. genome encodes:
- a CDS encoding cation diffusion facilitator family transporter; translation: MQKKQVAILAVFCGVVIFAIKLVAYFLSNSVALLSDALESIVNIAASALMLFSVCVSERAPDSEHKYGHEKIEDISSLIEGIFILIAAALIVYAAAGRLFDPAELFELNFAIGISVFATVLNGLLSLLLIRTAKSCGSTALEGDAKHLFSDVISTAGVWIGLIIAQLTGWAFLDSVLAFFVSALVVKVGLQLIIKSSNRLMDQSCTAEEEKIIEVLNRHAFNFIDFHNLKTRRHGNQVFAELHLSVDGSLSVKEAHDLTDHLADELRLEQPNVNLTIHVEPPKKQ
- a CDS encoding flavodoxin family protein, with product MIVGICGSPRKAATEHVLLQALTMLEEKGFETELFTVRNKKIDFCTHCDYCLKQKECIKKDDMTTVYNLLKKADGIIVATPVYNGAVSAQIKAVMDRTRALLASDPNSLKNKRGMAIAVGGDRSGGQELAIQQIHTFYILNGIVPISGGFFGANLGASLWSKDTLNGVKEDTEGFRGLKKTVKRFAEELNKQKM
- the afpA gene encoding archaeoflavoprotein AfpA — protein: MSELQKKKRKRVTWGITGSGDRINEVIEVMKQLKEEYQDDVRITVYTSKAGEQVTKFYLLFKDIKDSFEKVRTEVNANVPTLAVQLQSGKIEFLLIAPVTSNTIAKLANGIADTLLTNSAIMALKTFVPVYLLPCDLKEGTTITQLPDGNEMKLQVRKEEAEQTRKLGKMDGIFILEKPEDIKQVFQKHFK
- a CDS encoding right-handed parallel beta-helix repeat-containing protein produces the protein MKKRAFLFVLLLLFVVVSVSFPRIGDVIAEQNTHVVPDDYGSIQEAIDTAVVGDTVYVRSGEYHETLVINKSLSLIGENLDTTIIDGKPPEGYRAIITILSDNVSISGFKLLYGSSGIAVGEVKFCTIQGNKIVGTEQGVLFVGTSCSNITENYYEQIGLSSAIQLSKSDYNAVTGNHIKSCTEGIQIWYDSCNNTISGNRLTNCLNYALSFQYSDCNVISGNEISTSGFGTAICVSNLNIISNNNYVNNEVNFVSDSNESYAMSFGYNVSVNKINKNYWSDYDGTDVDGDDIGDEPYIINEKNQDNYPLMEPADIQTVPEFSSWVCLVFLLTSLSVMTFKRRLFNYRERH
- a CDS encoding right-handed parallel beta-helix repeat-containing protein; the encoded protein is MFPQPVMSAHDGVCIRADGSIDGTSSIQRDGDVYTFTDNLYDVILLVENDNVVIDGAGYILYGDGQIHGPTEAGGMGVELVECNNVTIKNLTIKKFTRGIRLTNSFDCNVYQNTLTNNSIGIELGGVDKSYIDSYASNNTVSGNVIKENNTGIRLNLGSSNTVCENTITKNNYGICILGASENSIIYNHITNNQKGVYFEISGINIFHHNNFDNNINDCWDYGLTPWCFQLPFSVNIWDDGKEGNYWNNYNGTDNNGDDIGDEPYVIDEKNQDNYPLLTPVTIETIPEFSSLTLLFVLLVAVVAVTVNYKRKLQQRSCHK
- a CDS encoding metal-dependent transcriptional regulator, whose product is MNSKQVAVTNQAEEYLEAIYRLENKAGFARTMELSRKLGVVPGSITNTVENLERKQLVIREPYKGVKLTPSGRKIASSILRRHRLAERLLTDFLQIDWSEVHDPACSLEHALTPEILKPLEKALGHPKRCPHGNPIPTDCGRIQEDETVALTELDAQTTGNIIKITEEKPEILRELVKLKLVPGTQLKIVKNTGKAEQMEIKVAEKSCTIDHDLASIIYVKKIQEGSN
- a CDS encoding ferrous iron transport protein A, coding for MQLPLTELKNGETGIIVSTDFKFNDGPMCHHRAHKGWKKKASIELCIKRLTDLGLTPGTEVTAVKSAPFHGPLEICVRGSRLAIGRGMGSRILVEVKR